The following is a genomic window from Staphylococcus capitis subsp. capitis.
CACTTGTGATAGCACCATTTCCTGGTAAGAATCCTCTTTCTTTAGGAATAGAGACGTCAGGATTAGTAGAGAGGAATTTGGCACCATTCCTAACTCCTAATGTGGCTACTGCAAGTTTCTCATATGTAACTTCTTCATCTAAACCAATTACCACATAATCTACGTCTTCATCAGTTTTTACAGTTAGTCCTGCTTCAGTTAAAGCTGTTTTCAAGCCATTCCCGCCGAGCATGTAAACTGATGCATTTGGATGCTCTTCTGATATAAAGTCAGCAGTTGCAAGTGCTGAAGTCACAATTTCATCAGGGTTCGCATCGATTTTCATTTCACGAAGTTTCTTCACGACTTGTTCCGGAGTCTTCGTTGAATTGTTTGTTACGTATAAATGCGGTATATGATTACGATTCAAATAATCTATAAATTGCGCGGCCCCATCGATTTCATCTGTACCTTTGTACATCGTACCGTCTAAATCGATTAAATAGGCTTTATAATTCTTCACTATTGGTTCTCCCCTTTTCCAAATGCAGTAATTGGAACGTTCTCACTTTCAAGAAATTGTGCAACTTCTTGGATAAATTGCTTATAATAAGGCAACGCTTTATCAAATAGAGGCATAATTTCTTTTACATCCAATTCTGTATAGTTGTGCGCAAATTGTTTTCTAACATCTACAGTGTCATTAATATGGGTTTGAGTCTCTTTAGAAATTACATTTTCTAATTCTAAAATATCAATCACGTCTTTATAGTTGCCAGGATCTCTTAAAATAAACCCATCTATAATCATATTCCCAATATCTACAGATGATTCAATTAACATTTGAGCAATACGTTCATACGCATATCGATTATCTTTATTTTTATCATAATCTTTTGTTAAACCTTGTAAATAGGTCAATTTCTGAGTTAACTTTTCTTTATCTACGAAATACATTCCTTCGTCACCTCTTCATACATCTATCATGCTTATCATATCATAATTTTGCAGTCCTCTTCATTTGTCGTTATACTTAGACGTAACACTTTTTGGAAAATAAAGGAGCGCATAACGCATGATTGATATGTACTTATATGATGACGAAGAACAGAGCCAAGTTCAGTTCGTAGGTTTTGTTGGTGAACACAGTCGTTATGATTTAATGCTCGTTCAAACTGACAGACACTACGGGAAAACACTCGTATTAAATATGCAAACTAATAAATTCGGAATTATTGGAACAGATGATATTGAAGAAGAAGGATATATTGCGCATATACTAGGCGTCACTGAAGAAGAAGGCGATGAAATTATTGAATACTTGAACGAAGTGATTCACTAAATAAATCTGTTAACAGAATGAGATTTCTCTACAACAGTGAGTAAGAATTCTAAATATATCAACTTATAAAATGCATAAAAGTCCATTAAATCGAGGTAAAGTACTCGACTTAATGGACTTTTATTTATCTTTAGTATCATGTGGTTTCTCAGTATCTTGAATGGTGGGTTGTATTTTAACATCATGAAGTTTATCTATTAGATCCTCTTCATCCTCTACTTCATCTACGAGTTCATCTTCGGGTATGTGTCGTACTACAAAATATGGGCAACCAAAATTACAATATTCTAGCAAATAATCTTGAATACTTGAAAATCGTTTACTAATTTCAGCTTTCTTATTACTATCTTTATAAAAACCTTTTAAACGTAACTGATCATAACCAAAATCACCAACTACGTAATCATATTTATTTAAAATATCTGAGTATCTCGCTGCAAATGTTTCCTCATTAAAACAATCTCTATATTCTTCAATTAATTCAAAGTATTGTTCTTCTACTTTAATCATCGTTTCACCTAATTTAATTAATATAAAAACTTAGGTTGATGACGAACCAACCTAAGTTTCAGAATATATATAACATCTTATTTACTTAATTGTTCTTCACCTTGGCGTTGTCTTTCTTTAGCTGCTTCGTTAACTTGTTCATCTGCGTGATATGAACTACGTACAAGCGGACCTGCTTGGCAATGTTTGAAGCCTTTATCCATAGCAACTTTTCTCATTTTACCAAATTCTAGTGGTGTGTAATATTTCTCAACTTTAAGATGTTTACGAGAAGGTTGCAAGTATTGTCCAATTGTTAGGATGTCTACATCATTTGCACGTAAATCATCCATTGTTTCATAAATTTCTTCCATTGTTTCCCCTAAGCCGACCATAAGACTAGACTTCGTTGGAATATCAGGTTGTAATTCTTTTGAACGACGTAGAAATTCTAACGTACGATCGTACGTGGCACGCGCACGTACTCTAGGCGTTAAGCGACGAACTGTTTCAATATTATGATTTAAAATGTCAGGTCTTGAAGCCATTAGAGTTTCAAGCGCCTCATAATCTCCACCCATATCTGATGGTAAAATTTCAATCGTTGTAAATGGGTTTCTCTCTCTCACTTTACGCACTGTTTCAGCGTAAACATTTGAGCCTTGGTCTCTTAAATCGTCACGTGCTACTGCAGTAATAACCACGTGTTTTAAGTTCATTAACTCTACTGATTCAGCGACACGTTCTGGTTCATTTAAATCTAATTCATTTGGTAAACCAGTTTTAACAGCACAGAATCGACAAGCTCTTGTACAAACAGCACCTAAAATCATAAACGTAGCTGTACGTCTTGCTCCCCAACATTCGTGTATGTTTGGACACTTTGCTTCTTCACAAACTGTGTGTAAATTTTTCTCACGCATCATCTTTTTGAGACCAGTGTAGTTTTCGTTCGTGTTAAGCTTTATCTTCAACCAATCTGGTTTACGTAAAATTTCTTCATTTTTAGTCGCCATAACAACGCATACCCTCCTGTTTAATATCTCTCCGTTTATTATAACGAAATTAACAATAAATTAAAATCTAATATACGTTAAATTTAAAATCTAAGCAACTTTTCTTTAAAAATGTCTCTTAAAAATTCTGGCATGATATAATCTGTTGGCAAGCCTTTTAAAATCGGGAAATATCTACCAAATGTATACATATCAACAGTACCTAACGTGTATTGGCGATCTGTTTGAATTTCTTCACCATTAATGAAGTATCTATTTTCAGATTCTATAAAACCAAGATTGTAAAGAATATAACCACCGAAAATGTCCCCTCTAAAACCTAATCCTTGAGCATGTTCATGCATATATTCCTGTTCCTGGCTCTTTTTAATGACTCTTATTAATTCTTCACCTGTTAAACGAACCCTCACTAAGTTAATTGGATGCGGCAGCATACGATGAATATCATATTCTGTGACTTCATCAGCCTCTATACTATTCACAATTAATCCAGCATTAACTAATGCACAATCTGCATGTGTAAATTCATAAACACTCTCCGCTAATAAGTAAGAAGTTTCAGTAATAACATCCGTTTTTTTCTGTAATTTAACATGATGATCGATGACAGGTTCACTTAATAAAGCTTTACCTTCTTCGTCAAAGTGTGTTTCAACTTGTGGTAACGCATCGAGAGGATGTAATTTAGCTTTTTTATCAGTGACTCTACCATGTTCGATGGTTAAATTGACTTCCCCTAAGAAATGACCATATTTTCCAGCTGCAGCCATAAGTACACCATTATTAAGTTCACCATTTTCAAAGTAATGATGTGTATGGCTCCCGAAAATGACATCAATTTCTGGGATTTCTTGACATAATTTCTCATCAAAGAATACGCCAACATGGCTCATAACAATGAGAACATCAAACTGACCCTCATGAGCTTCAATTTCATCTTTAATTGCCGCTAATGGATCAGTCACTACCCAATCAAGCGCTCTATAAAAAGGAGTGAAAGGTGCGGTTGCTGCTACGAATAATATTCGGCTCTCTTCAAT
Proteins encoded in this region:
- a CDS encoding TIGR01457 family HAD-type hydrolase, producing the protein MKNYKAYLIDLDGTMYKGTDEIDGAAQFIDYLNRNHIPHLYVTNNSTKTPEQVVKKLREMKIDANPDEIVTSALATADFISEEHPNASVYMLGGNGLKTALTEAGLTVKTDEDVDYVVIGLDEEVTYEKLAVATLGVRNGAKFLSTNPDVSIPKERGFLPGNGAITSVVSVSTGVQPQFIGKPETIIMDKALDILGLNKEDVAMVGDLYDTDIMSGINVGIDTIHVQTGVTTYEEIQTKEVPPTYSFADLNVAIAELEK
- a CDS encoding DUF86 domain-containing protein; this encodes MYFVDKEKLTQKLTYLQGLTKDYDKNKDNRYAYERIAQMLIESSVDIGNMIIDGFILRDPGNYKDVIDILELENVISKETQTHINDTVDVRKQFAHNYTELDVKEIMPLFDKALPYYKQFIQEVAQFLESENVPITAFGKGENQ
- a CDS encoding DUF3055 domain-containing protein → MIDMYLYDDEEQSQVQFVGFVGEHSRYDLMLVQTDRHYGKTLVLNMQTNKFGIIGTDDIEEEGYIAHILGVTEEEGDEIIEYLNEVIH
- a CDS encoding YutD-like domain-containing protein; translation: MIKVEEQYFELIEEYRDCFNEETFAARYSDILNKYDYVVGDFGYDQLRLKGFYKDSNKKAEISKRFSSIQDYLLEYCNFGCPYFVVRHIPEDELVDEVEDEEDLIDKLHDVKIQPTIQDTEKPHDTKDK
- the lipA gene encoding lipoyl synthase — translated: MATKNEEILRKPDWLKIKLNTNENYTGLKKMMREKNLHTVCEEAKCPNIHECWGARRTATFMILGAVCTRACRFCAVKTGLPNELDLNEPERVAESVELMNLKHVVITAVARDDLRDQGSNVYAETVRKVRERNPFTTIEILPSDMGGDYEALETLMASRPDILNHNIETVRRLTPRVRARATYDRTLEFLRRSKELQPDIPTKSSLMVGLGETMEEIYETMDDLRANDVDILTIGQYLQPSRKHLKVEKYYTPLEFGKMRKVAMDKGFKHCQAGPLVRSSYHADEQVNEAAKERQRQGEEQLSK
- a CDS encoding bifunctional UDP-sugar hydrolase/5'-nucleotidase; this encodes MELTIYHTNDIHSHLNEYARIQDYMASHRPQLQHPSLYLDIGDHVDLSAPVTEATIGKKNIELLNKAHCDIATIGNNEGMTISHEALQNLYTEANFKVICANVFDEKGQLPNHITSSYIKEIEESRILFVAATAPFTPFYRALDWVVTDPLAAIKDEIEAHEGQFDVLIVMSHVGVFFDEKLCQEIPEIDVIFGSHTHHYFENGELNNGVLMAAAGKYGHFLGEVNLTIEHGRVTDKKAKLHPLDALPQVETHFDEEGKALLSEPVIDHHVKLQKKTDVITETSYLLAESVYEFTHADCALVNAGLIVNSIEADEVTEYDIHRMLPHPINLVRVRLTGEELIRVIKKSQEQEYMHEHAQGLGFRGDIFGGYILYNLGFIESENRYFINGEEIQTDRQYTLGTVDMYTFGRYFPILKGLPTDYIMPEFLRDIFKEKLLRF